The following DNA comes from Picosynechococcus sp. PCC 7003.
GGCATCGGCCCCAACTTGATAACTGCTAATGGTGATCGTTTGGCGCTCCTGCTGCTGGAGATCGATGGCGATCGCCCCCAGAATTTCCGCAGCCTCGGCGACAAGTTGTCCATCGGCGCTAAATAGAGCATTGCTGGGCAGGGTGATTTTTAACGGTTCCGGATTTTGCGAAGTCATTGCGGGGGCAGCCTGGGGGTCAAAGGTGCTGGGGTCAGCGGTGAGGAGTTCAGTCAAATTATTGAGGCGATCGCCTAAATCTGCCTGTTGTTGACCCAGATCGAGTTCTGCCTCTAGTTGTTGGGTGCGCGCTTCGAGGACATCCAGTTGGGCTTGAATGCCAGCAATTTCCTGTTCAATGGCGGCCCGGTCTGCGGCCGATAAATCAGCAATGGTTTCGTTGAGAGTCGGTTGGGTCATTCCAGCAGAATTTGTCGCCCATAACCGTAAAAATAATGGCGGTTTTGGCGCGGCCCGTGGCATAAAATGACCCACCAAGATCCCCAAGGCGATCGCCCCGAGACCAGAACCCAGCAAAAGTGCAGTGCGGCCCAGGGTTGCGATGATCCATTTTGTTACAGAAAAGCGGGATTTCGTTGACGGTATTGGGGGGTGGGGTGAAGATGAACTCACAGTAGTCGTCGCCATCGGCACAATAATTTATCGCTATTCTAATGCCCTAGAGACCCCGCCGCTCAGGTTTGTTTAAACCATCGCCTGGCCGTTTTATCCTTTTTTTACCGCTCCTTCCCCCCTGAGATCATGTCTATCTCCACCGCCGACCCCCAGCTCATTACGGATCCGCTCCACAGTCCCTTTCCCATCCCTTGGCAGTGGATTTTAGAGACCCAAGCAACGGTGGCCGCCGGAGACCAGAGGAGTGCCGATGTCTATCGCAGTCCTTCGTTGAAAAACGGTCGCCATCAGTATGCCGCCTACAGTCGGATTCAGTTAGCACTGCGCCCGCAACTCCAGGAAAGTCAGGTCACCAGTGTTTTATTTGTAGAAAATTTGCAAACAGGCATTTTAAATACGGTGATGGCGCGATCGCCTTTAGCTCCCCAGCCACTCCAGGAAGCTGAAGGAAACGATGCAGCAGGTTTAATTTCGTTATTAATTCCCGTGTCTTGGTCTGCCAATGGTCAAAAGCTCCTGGCACGGCAGTTTGAAGGCTTTTTTAACAGTGGTATGATGTCGGATTTTGCGGTGGTCTGGGATGCAAAAACCCAACGGAGTATTACCCTCCAACCCAATATCGAAACCGAATATAGCCATGCCATTTTGTTGGGCTGGAGCGAACAATATGCCGAGGATGTCCTGTTCCAAACTGGGGTCATGGGGGAGGAATCCTGGCCCATTTGGCGGGTGAGTTCCAATGGTGATACAAACCTTGCCACAGAAAATCACGGGGTGGTCTATGGTGATCTCCTTTCCCCTGCTTGGTTTGGCTGTGACGGAGAATTTAACATTTAATGTCAACTTCGAAGAAAACTGCGGCGATCGCCCCCAGCCCCTTTTACACTGACTAAAAACGATATAAAGATTTTTATCGAAACTTCCTATGACACAGTTTTGGTCAGAGATTGCTCCCCAGGCCTATTTTTGGTTCAAGGCGTTCCATATTATCGGTGTGGTGGTCTGGTTTGCGGGGTTGTTTTACCTCGTGCGCCTTTTTGTTTACCATGCTGAAGCCGAAAAGGAACCCGAACCCGCCCGGAGTATCCTCAAAAAACAATATGAGTTGATGGAAAAGCGCCTCTACAACATCATTACCCAACCGGGAATGTTTGTGACCGTGGCCATGGCGATCGCCGTGATTAGTACCGAACCAGGGGTCTTAAAAGCCTGGTGGCTCCATGCCAAATTGGCCTTGGTTGTTCTGTTGCTGGTCTATCACTTTTTCTGCGGGCGGATCATGCGCAAGCTGGCAGAAGGCACCTGTACTTGGACAGGCCAGCAGTTCCGCGCCCTCAACGAAGCGCCGACCCTCCTGTTAGTGACTATCGTGATGTTGGCAGTATTTAAAAATAGTTTGCCCCTCAATTGGACAGGGGGTTTAATTCTAGCCCTGATTGTCTTTATGGCTGCTGCGATCCAACTCTATGCGAAAAAACGCCGTAAGGATCAAGAAAAACTCCGGGAAGCCCAGAGCCAAGTGGCGACGTCCAATCCTTAAAATTATCCTTCGATTTTGTGAATTGTCATTAGTAAAAGTCCCTGGATCCTCTAAAAAAGATCTAGGGACTTTGTCATGTACATCAAACTTGAAATTCAAAAAAGAAAAACCCAGTGATTTTTAAATCGCTTACCATTTTTTGTAGGGTAAAAATTTACCGCACATGGTGACCTTCACGCGATCACCTTTAGGGTCTTCAACCTTATCCACTTCAATGGAAAAATCAATCGCACTCATGATCCCATCGCCAAATTTTTCGTGGACGACTGCTTTGATGGGCATCCCATACACTTGCATAATTTCGTAGAAGCGATAGATCAACGGATCGGTGGGAATGACGGGTTCTAGGGAACCTTTGAGGGGAGGCTCCGTGAGTTCTGCGGCGAAATCTTCCGGTAAACCCACGGCGGTGACGAGGCTTTTTGCTTCCGTCTCATCGGCACTGGCTTGACGGTAAAACACAGCCGCCACCCAAGTTTCATCACGGCCGACTTTTTCGCCGAGGGTAGTAAAACTAAGACCTGTTGTTTTTTTGGCAGCAAGTAATTTTTCGGTAATTACGGCGATCGCCATAGAAATTTTTCTCCGTTATCAAATAAATTCAACTGCACAGAATTTGTGGACAATTTGAGCCATTAATCAGGGCAAATTTGTCCATACCACATCAAAAAAAGATTGACTTCAACCTTGATTTACTGAA
Coding sequences within:
- the hemJ gene encoding protoporphyrinogen oxidase HemJ, with translation MTQFWSEIAPQAYFWFKAFHIIGVVVWFAGLFYLVRLFVYHAEAEKEPEPARSILKKQYELMEKRLYNIITQPGMFVTVAMAIAVISTEPGVLKAWWLHAKLALVVLLLVYHFFCGRIMRKLAEGTCTWTGQQFRALNEAPTLLLVTIVMLAVFKNSLPLNWTGGLILALIVFMAAAIQLYAKKRRKDQEKLREAQSQVATSNP
- the cynS gene encoding cyanase, with protein sequence MAIAVITEKLLAAKKTTGLSFTTLGEKVGRDETWVAAVFYRQASADETEAKSLVTAVGLPEDFAAELTEPPLKGSLEPVIPTDPLIYRFYEIMQVYGMPIKAVVHEKFGDGIMSAIDFSIEVDKVEDPKGDRVKVTMCGKFLPYKKW